AATGATTGCGCGGTATGGGCAGATTTGGGCGCATACGCCGCAGCCCATGCACATGGACTGATCTATGTAGTAGTCTCCGAAGGCTCCCTTCTCCTTAAGCTCCCTCATTATGGCTGGGCAGGCGAAAGCCTTTATGCAGACGTCGCACCTTTTACACTTCTCCGGGTCTATGCGGTATGGGATTATTTTTTCTCTTCGCTGCCTCATCTTCCTAACGGCTTGTAGGGCGCAGTCCCTCCTCATTACTACTAGTGAGGGGCCTTCGAAGCGGAGCGCTCGAAGCATGACGTCGGTTGCCTTCTTTAGGTCGTAGGGGTCTACAACCTCCACGAAGGGTACTCCGCAGCCCTTGGCTATATCCTCTATTTTAATCTGGGCGGTGGGTTTGCCCGTGGCGGTTAACCCCGTTCCAGGGTGTGGTTGGAAGCCCGTCATGGCCGTGGCTAGGTTGTCGAGTACTACCACGGTCATCTTGGCGTTGTTGTATACGGCGTTTATCAGGGCCGGTATAGCGGCGTGGAAGAAGGTTGAATCGCCTAGGCAGGGTATGATGGGTGCTTTAAGAACGTGGGCGAAGCCGTTGGCTAAACCTATGCTTCCACCCATGCATATGGTGGTGTCAACGGTTTGAAGGGGTGGGAGTAGGGCGAGCGTGTAGCAGCCTATATCGCCGGGGTATATGGGTTTAACGTTCTCCCCATAGTCTTTAGCGGCTCTTTCCGCGGCCCTCTTAACGGCGTAGAAGGAGGCGCGATGGGGGCAGCCTGGGCATAGGATTGGGGGCCTAGCGGGTAGTAGTGGGGCTACTTGACCGCTAAACCTATCTATCTCCTCGAAGTCTACTGGTGTTTTAACGCCTGTAAGCTTAGCTACCGCCTTCGTCACGGCTCCCGTTGAAAGCTCGCCTATTAAGGGGACGTAGTCCTTACCGTGGATTTTAACGGGTATACCGTGTTCGCCGGCTACGGCTTTAACGTGTAGCTCCACGAAGGGTTCGAGCTCTTCCACTACTAGAACCTCCTTAGTTGAGCTTAGGAGCTTCTTAACTAGTTCCTCCGGGATGGGGTAGGTTGTTCCGAGTTTTAGCATGGATACCTTCCCTTCTAGCCCTAGCCACTTAACGGCTTCAACGGCGTAGGCGTAGGATAGGCCTGAAGCTATTATGCCCTTCTCAGCCCCATCAACTAGTTCGAGGCGGTTGTAGGGTAGTTCGTTAACGGCTTTACCTATCTCCTTAAGCCTCTGGATCATTAGGGGCCTGTTCTTTCTGGCTGTTGCAGGAACGTAGGTTAGCCAGGATGGGTCCTTAATGAACGTCCCGGTCCGCTTCTCCCTGTTAATGCTTCCGAAGACTACGTCGCCCCTAGCGTGGCCAATCCTGGTTACCGACCTATACATGAAGGGGTGTTTAAACTTCTCGGAGAGTTCGAAGGAGTCCCTCATCATGTCCTTGGCCTCCTGAACATCCGAGGGCTCCAAGACCGGTAGGTAGGCCTGCTTCGCGATCCACCTATTATCCTGCTCGTTTTGAGAGCTCCAAGCCCAAGGGTCGTCTGCCGTTACTAGTACTAGGCCTCCCCTAGCTCCTATGTAGCCCGCGGTCATTAGGGAGTCGTGGGCGACGTTAACGCCTACGTGCTTCATGGAGGCCATGGCCCTAAGCCCGCATATGGAGGCTGCTAGAGCCACTTCGAAGGCGACCTTCTCGTTCGTCGACCACTCCACGTATATTCCGAGCTCGTCGGCTACCTCGGCTAGCGTTCCGAGTATTTCGCTGGCCGGCGTTCCGGGGTAGGAGGCTGCTACTTGAACACCTGCTTCTACGGCTCCGCGCGCTATTGCCTCGTTACCTAGTAGGAAGAACTTTCTACCCGGAGCATCCTGAGCTATTACCGACGTCATTAACTCACCTAAGCCTTAATGCGTATTCGCGCTTAAAAAAGATTCGTTTCCACGTTTCTTCACCTTTTCGCCTGTTTGGCTTGCTTCATTAACTCGATGAAGGATTCAACCTTAGACTTAACCTGCGCTTCGATAAAGCCCCTAGGATCGGCGGCGTCAACCTCTAGGATTAAGCTTGGTACGCCGAGTTTTTCTTGAAGCTCGTTTTTTACCTCTACTTCACCTATGGACATGTGCTTACAGCCCCAGTTAAGGGGCAGTATTACTCCGTCTAGGCTGTACTCCTTGGCTAGCCTTAGGAATAGGTTCTTCTTGTAGTCTATGCTGGAGTTGGCTATGTTGGCTAGGTGCTTCCTAGCTAGGCTTTCGAGTGGCTTGGACGGGTTTAAGCTACCGGCCCAGGTAAGGGAGAAGGACTCTATGGCTACGATGGCTCCGAAGCCCTTGAGGTAGTCGAAGAAGCCTAGGTTATACCATAGGGGTATGTTATCCCAGGCTAGCCTAAACCTTTCATCCTCCAGTACCCCGATCCCGTTTTCAACCCTCCACTTAACCTCGTCCCTTAGCTTCCTGTAGAAGCTTACCGCTTCCTCGGTTCCGGCGTAGCCGAGCATGAAGAAGACGGCTGAAAAGGCGTCCTCAGCCCCCATGGGGCATGGTATGGCCCTACGGTACGCCATTACCTCCAGCCATAGGTCGCTACATTCATTGGAGAGCTCGATTATCCTTCTAAGCTTTGCTTGGTCGAGCTTCGTACCGGTGAAGCGCTCGAGGAAGTAGATCATACGTTCCAGTTCGGCTACGTAGCGTTTAACGTAGTAATCCTCCAAGCCTTGAGGGGGGTGGCCGGATTTATTGTAGGGTACGTCGAGGAATAGTAGGGGTACGTTAAGCTTCCTACTTACCACCTGGAACCATTTAAGGTGTATATCGCAGGCGCAACTAGTAGCTACTAGTAGGTCCGGTTTAGGTAGCCCTCCCTCCGGGGCCCCACTAGGGTCGAAGGTTGATCCTAGGCCTATCCTACAGTAGGAGCATAAGTCCTTGGAGAAGCCCTGCTTCTCGGCTCTTTCAGCTAGCATAACGGAGGCTTGTAGGGCTGCGCATACCGATGAATAGTTCTCCGGCCAAACGGGGTAGAAGTTGAAGGCGTAGAGTATTTCGACCGGCGTTGTTGAAAGGGCCCACGCTATCCTCCCTCCTTGGGCCTTAAACCTATGGGCTTCCTCGTAGTGCTTCTTCACGTAGTTCCTATAGAAGCCGCGTATTGTTTGAAGCCTTCCACCAGCCTTCCCGGGCATACAGTCACCCTTTAACCATCTCTATGAAGGCTTCAACCCTGGTTTTAAGGCCTGCTAGGGCCGGCGATGTTTCATCCCATTCGAGGTGTAGGGCTGGGATCCCTTCAGCTTTAAGCTCCTCCATAAGTATCGGGGCGTCCATGAGGTAGGGGTCGCAGAATTTAAGCGTAAATATGATGACGGCGTCTACGTTAAACCGTTTAATCATATCCTTGGTGAAGTTAAACCTATCGTAGCTATTCATCATGAAGGCGCTCGGCGCCCTATTTAGGTAGCGTTTAGCTATGGATTTAAGCGGGTTACCTCCTTCCTCAACGGGTTCCCAGAAGTACCTAGACCCCGTACATATATCGTCCGCGACCACTACCCCTCCCGATGTTTCCACTACGTCTACGATCTCCTTCGAATCCATAATGCTACCCGATATTAGTATCCTAACGCCTTCCTTAACCCTGCCTTGAGCCTCCTTAACCCCACCTACTAATAGTTTTAGTAGCTCGTTAACCTCCTCCTTAGGGGCTACGGAGCTATAAAGTACCGCTTCAAGGGCTTCACCCCCGTAGATCGGTGGGGGGTTCATCCTCCTAAGCTCGTAAAGCTCCTTTAGGAGGCGCCTAGTTTCATTATAAACCCTTATGGCGTCTATTAAGGAATCCTCGTTAACCTCGACCTTTAGGAAGGAGCTTAAAGAATCCTTAAACCTTTCAAGCTCCTCTAGGAAGAAGCTTTGAGCGTCCTCAGTATTGGTATGCGGCGTATTTATCATCCACGTGTAAGGTGTACCGGCGTGATACCTCCATACGTCGAACATCTTACCTAGGCTATCGCAAGCATTAGATACTACTAAGCCGTCTAGGTAGCTATAGGTTTTAGCTAGGTTGAAGCAGGATCTAAGGTATGGGCACATGTTGGTCGGTAGGTAGACGTCCGCGTACGGCGTAGCTCCAAGCGCCCCTAGAACCCTAACCGGTAGAGCCCCCGAAGCCTTAATGATCTCCTCAGGCGTATAGGAGGATATCCAGCCGACCAC
This region of Candidatus Nezhaarchaeales archaeon genomic DNA includes:
- a CDS encoding 2-hydroxyacyl-CoA dehydratase family protein: MPGKAGGRLQTIRGFYRNYVKKHYEEAHRFKAQGGRIAWALSTTPVEILYAFNFYPVWPENYSSVCAALQASVMLAERAEKQGFSKDLCSYCRIGLGSTFDPSGAPEGGLPKPDLLVATSCACDIHLKWFQVVSRKLNVPLLFLDVPYNKSGHPPQGLEDYYVKRYVAELERMIYFLERFTGTKLDQAKLRRIIELSNECSDLWLEVMAYRRAIPCPMGAEDAFSAVFFMLGYAGTEEAVSFYRKLRDEVKWRVENGIGVLEDERFRLAWDNIPLWYNLGFFDYLKGFGAIVAIESFSLTWAGSLNPSKPLESLARKHLANIANSSIDYKKNLFLRLAKEYSLDGVILPLNWGCKHMSIGEVEVKNELQEKLGVPSLILEVDAADPRGFIEAQVKSKVESFIELMKQAKQAKR
- the iorA gene encoding indolepyruvate ferredoxin oxidoreductase subunit alpha; amino-acid sequence: MTSVIAQDAPGRKFFLLGNEAIARGAVEAGVQVAASYPGTPASEILGTLAEVADELGIYVEWSTNEKVAFEVALAASICGLRAMASMKHVGVNVAHDSLMTAGYIGARGGLVLVTADDPWAWSSQNEQDNRWIAKQAYLPVLEPSDVQEAKDMMRDSFELSEKFKHPFMYRSVTRIGHARGDVVFGSINREKRTGTFIKDPSWLTYVPATARKNRPLMIQRLKEIGKAVNELPYNRLELVDGAEKGIIASGLSYAYAVEAVKWLGLEGKVSMLKLGTTYPIPEELVKKLLSSTKEVLVVEELEPFVELHVKAVAGEHGIPVKIHGKDYVPLIGELSTGAVTKAVAKLTGVKTPVDFEEIDRFSGQVAPLLPARPPILCPGCPHRASFYAVKRAAERAAKDYGENVKPIYPGDIGCYTLALLPPLQTVDTTICMGGSIGLANGFAHVLKAPIIPCLGDSTFFHAAIPALINAVYNNAKMTVVVLDNLATAMTGFQPHPGTGLTATGKPTAQIKIEDIAKGCGVPFVEVVDPYDLKKATDVMLRALRFEGPSLVVMRRDCALQAVRKMRQRREKIIPYRIDPEKCKRCDVCIKAFACPAIMRELKEKGAFGDYYIDQSMCMGCGVCAQICPYRAIIKAEEVKRSS
- a CDS encoding 2-hydroxyacyl-CoA dehydratase family protein; this encodes MEALKRMEEGLKRRHELAKGWKGKGVRVVGWISSYTPEEIIKASGALPVRVLGALGATPYADVYLPTNMCPYLRSCFNLAKTYSYLDGLVVSNACDSLGKMFDVWRYHAGTPYTWMINTPHTNTEDAQSFFLEELERFKDSLSSFLKVEVNEDSLIDAIRVYNETRRLLKELYELRRMNPPPIYGGEALEAVLYSSVAPKEEVNELLKLLVGGVKEAQGRVKEGVRILISGSIMDSKEIVDVVETSGGVVVADDICTGSRYFWEPVEEGGNPLKSIAKRYLNRAPSAFMMNSYDRFNFTKDMIKRFNVDAVIIFTLKFCDPYLMDAPILMEELKAEGIPALHLEWDETSPALAGLKTRVEAFIEMVKG